CTTATAAAAGACCTACTTCCTGGACTCATGTTAGAAAAATAATTCTTCAAGAGTGAAAAGGCACAAGACCTTGAATATATTTTCTGGCCAAATATAACAATGTCTGTACTATAGAAGGAAAAGGGACCAAGTGACTCATCACTGAAGGACTCAATTAAAGTCCTAAATGCAACATGTTACCGAAAGATATCTTCCAACACCATAATCAGCCATAGAATCTTAAATAGCTAAAGTAAACAGACATTGCACTGTTCATAAGTATGTACGACAATAATCTGTGAAATGTCAATACTCTTACCATAAGCTGAATATGAGGACAAAACTATGATGTATGCTGATGCTCTCTTGATTGAATACCAAAAGGGAGCTGTACTGTTTGATGATTTATAAGGGACACGATATCGATGAGTATAGGGCTTAAATGGTTTTGTCTCCCCCTGCAGAAAAGTCACCAACATGTTTGTTAGAATTTCCCTGTAAAATCATAAAGGTAAAACGTCCAAGAGTAGAGTTTAAAACAGTGGCAGAACAACACCATATTTTCAGTTGATTTCATTTTATTAACTAGTTCACCATATTTAGTTCCCTTGAAAGCAAGGCTGCTTTTTTTCCTGTCATCAGTCCTAAATATTTTATCGTTGTTGAGTGTGCAATATTAACGAGGTTATCAACGACTTGCTGGATCCAACTGGCCAGAATCTGCGTGTCAGGGAAGATAATCAGGTGTTTGTTGCTAATAAAACTAGTTGTTGCTGTTCCGGGAAATTGTAGTAGGGTTGTTGGACAAGAGTTTTAAATTTGTTTCAgtgacttatttttatttttattttttatttatttatatgtttatctttgttcttcctgagccgagggtctatcgaaaacagccttCTCTGCCTTTTGAAAgacaggggtaaggtctgcgtacatctaccctccccagaccccacttgtgggactacaatgggtttgttgttgttgagtgtGCAAGATTAAGCTGGTGTGACTTACTCGAATCTACTAAAACTAGAAGTAGAAGAGCTAACGCTGGTTAAGACAACCTAGTGATTTTGTGAAGAGTGTAGAATGCATGGTACTAACAGTTGTTGTGTATTTCCTTTTGAACTACAACATGCCCAAGGTCCAGAAATGCATTAAAATTTGTCAATATGCTCACATAAGCAGTTTCTTGTCAGTAACATATTATTACTCAGCTGAAAACCAAAGGCTGGAGAATGATAAAAGCACCTGAAATCCACTTCAAGTTAAAGAAAATTGAATTTGCATGACTTACAATTTCAGGAGCAAAATCTATCTCATGATTCCCTGTCGTCCAGATCCAAGGTTGATAAGCAACACTTCTCTCTACAAACCTTCCCCATGTATCCCATCTTGTGTTGTCATGATTAGGATAGTTATCTGCATAAGATAAGTCGCCAACAAACAACACTGTCTGCCCCTTGATTGGATTTAATTCATAATGTGTGAGTGTCCTATTTGAATCAAAACTCTGACCAAGATCCCCTGTAAGATAAATGCAGCTTAGATTGGGAAAAAGCCATAGAAATGGTAGTAACAAAGTTCTTTTTTTGTTACATGGTTGAACCTCTTTTTTTGTCCTTATCATTTTTCCATGAACTATCAATGCACAATGAAATTGATACTAAACCAGGTTCAGGTTTTGGATTTTGAAGCATAGTTTGTGAATAATACTCATGTAACAAAGTTCATTTATTGTGGTTAACGATGAACTAAAGTTAATTTAGTACTATCACTCAATCCTAGATACCGAGTATAGATCATATTATATGCTTCTCCCTCATTTTAGTACCCTTGAGAAAGCACAGTGAACCTCAAAATCTCCACTGAAGGATTAAAAGAAGCCGAAATTGCAGTGCTAACATAATTAGCTCAAAAAGAATTAAATTGTACAGCAACAGTTTGGTTGAAATGGTTacctataagtccaaaagtataAGGAACATCAGGACCAACTTGTGGAGGAGTCACAAACcaaaaggttcttgggttatgaCCGATCCCCACCTCATAGTAATATTTGGTATTGAACTGCAAAATGTTGTGTTTATACCGTTACAAAAGGTAGATATGATGTATGCTATATAACAATGCACGATGCGCCAATGGAGAATAACTAAATGTAGAAACCAAAGTTATTCCCTAAGattggaagaaagaaagaaggttTGATTCACCTTCAAATGCTTAATAATGCAGTGGTGGATGTAACCAGAAGTATAATTGTAGAATCTGTAGGTAGTAACAGCTCCCGTGGCCTTATTCTTTTGCTTGCTGTTGTTACTCCAGTATAAAACTGTActtgaaccaggttcatccattgTCACCCATGAGACAATCATTGCTTTCCCCACATGATCACCTTGTGTTATGTGAACCTTAAAAAAATAACCCAACAAAAACAATATAAAATAAGTACTAAATTCCATTAATAAGAAGGAAATAAAAAGCTAGCAACACCAGCAAATATAATAGAAAAATGGCATTGCCAATCCATTTAATTAAGTAGGCATAAGCATAAGCATCTAAcggagtccatctcacataatcataagcatctttgcaaagtgtacactttgttggcaatattctttgtgacccaaaaatattgcattgtgtggtggacatcatttgcacaagttgtatctcttcttttacacctaagaggccaagacctttttggctataaaagggaagaccattagttcattttagacacaccaacaagacttgagtcttcatttcctgtttcttcctttcctcctttattaagagtgtttttgTATGAGAGTTGAGTGTTaagaagcacttgtgtgaaccatTTCTTTAGAGTGATCTTGTGAGATTATTCTCTTAGGgtttttgggattaattagagtactTACTCTAATTTTGAACTCTctttttgtactcttattggtatagtgaaattgctcctctctgctcgtggacgtaggtcactttgaccgaaccacgttaaatttgtgtcttttctatatgctttaattgccgttgttatcaactttcattgtctttgttattatcattataccgttgtttggctaaattctaCACTACCCGAGtttccgatcctaacaaattggtatcagagccggatctaaccgGGTTTGTTTCAGTAGCCAATATGACTTTAACAAagacttatgttgagaaatttgaccgaattgcaaacttcggaatgtggcaattaaagatggaagccattctaattcaggatggcttagacttggcgttgcaaggaaaggagaagaagccggataaaatgacgaACGAGCAGTTTGTCATCATAGATAAAAAGGCAAAATCAGGTATCatcttaaatctctcaaatgaggttttacgtgaagttaTTGTAGAAACCACAGCCAAAGGCATGTaggaaaaattgaaaaccttatatatgaagagtGGAAAATAGACTTTACTTGAAgtagaagctttatacaattcgtatgggtgaaggtacctctattctctctcatcttgacacttttgattccattcttatggatttgagtaatatagatgctgaaattaaagatgaggatcaagccgtgttactgctttgttctctaccacaatcttttaagcatataagagatactatgctttatgcaaagaataatatctcttataaggatattaaatcaatcttaaaatcaaaataacagatagatagtgatattactggggaagctagtggaactcaagcggaagttggcttgtttgttaggggcaaatccgacttcatatccagatacaataatttagagtgtcgctattgtcataagaaaggtaacattatctctgaatgctataagctgaaaaataaagaaaagtataagaaaaggaaattgagcacaaaaatactgataCTGCTGAAGCAAGTGTAGCTactgatgagactgagggaactgcttctttagcaactaataatagtttcaaatctaacaatgagtagattttagattcgggttgttcttatcatatgtgtctcaatcgggatttatttaccacatatgaatctattggatgtggagttgtcttgatgggcaacaatgctgcCTACAAATTTTTGGAAAAGGTACAGTctgaatcaaaatgcacgatggtgtggtgagaattcTCACTGATGTTAGACAggttcctgacttgaagaaaaatctcatctctttgggcactctagaatctcttgggtgcaagtacacaaGTGAAGGTGGAATTCTAaaagtttctcatggtgctcgtgatcatgaaagcacacagatctggttcgttgtatactttattaggatccactgttataggccctactacagtttcggtatcagacaacttgtctgattttgatggcattaaattttgacatatgcccattagagtttttgcggagaaggtagaacaaatttactatatcagccaaaattaggccaaggtctttgtaattatggccaatattttggctaatggagtccatctcacataagcataagcatctttgcaaagtgtacactttgttggcaatattctttgggacccaaaaatattgcattgtgtggtgggcattatttgcacaagttgtatctcttattttacacctaagaggccaagacttttttgcctataaaagggaaggccattagttcattttagacacaccaacaagacttgagtcttcatttcttgtttcttcctttcctcctttattaagagtgtttttgTATTAGAGTTGTGTGTTAgaaagcacttgtgtgaaccatttttttggagtgatcttgtgaggttattttcttaaggtttttgggattaattagagtatttactctaattttgtactctctttttgtactcttattggtatagtaaaattgctcctctccgcttgtggacgtaggtcactttgaccgaaccacgttaaatttgtgtcttctctatatgctttaattgtcgttatcaacttccattgtcttgattattgtcattataccgctGTTTGGCTAAATTACGCACTACCCGAGTTCCCCATCCTAACACAGGCAAACATGAAAAATGCATTTCCAGCTTTCAACGGCTCATAGCAAGCTCTAACTCAAATCTTCAGGGGGGAGTAGCTTATTTGCAACAAGCTCCGGAAACCTGCCTTCGACTCAAATACGGACATTGTTGCAAACCAATTGTAACCAACTGGCTCCCGTTCAATCTATAACAATGGTATCAAAGAAGGTTGACTCGGAGAGGTGGCCTGGACCTAAGGAAAGGTGCCAGCCGTAACCAACTGGCACccaaaaggggggggggggggaggagatGTCAGCTGTGACTAACTGGGAAGGTGAGTGCCAAGAGTGGTGGCTTGGATCCAAGAAGTGGTGCCAGCCTTGACCAATAACATCGTTGGTTCTCAAGCGAGGGCGATTGTTGTGAACCAATTTTGTTCCTCATTGGTTGCAAAGAGATTGATATATTCCGTACTCACCAAGTTCGTACCCGTTGATTTTAATGATGAGAGGATGCAATTATATTCCGTATTCacttatttaaaatataatagaTCCGCCTTTACAAACCTTCCATGTACGTACAACAAGGGAAAGCAGAGAAAGTATTCATCAAAAGAACTAAGTGAAAAGTACTAGACATGAAAAACGCAAAGAGATGGAGACATTGAAATAACCTGTTGAGGTGCATTATAGCCAGGAGGCACACTAAAGACATCACTGTCCATAGGCATATCAATGGTCTTCTCAACTTTCCTAACAAAACTGCTTGTAGTTCCACCTCTGCATAAAATGGGGGCACTGATAATCAAACCCAAAACTGCAAGAATAAAACACCCAAGAAAACTTGTTCTTCGCACACCCATTTTTGTTCTGTACACCAAGAACCCAATTAAGCTTCAACTCGACTCAGCAAGAACTCTCTGTTTAACACTAGTGACGGTACCATCTTCTTATATCATTCCCTCGCCTATATATATGCGATTTTGGGAAGTGTTAATCTACCAGATTATGGGTATAAGCTACTAAAATTACGGGGAATATTCTAGTTTCTAGTATGTGAATGTGTCAAGCGGTTTCAGTATTCTACGCTTTCCCTTGGCGTTTTTATCTTTCCTTTAACACGAGTACGAGTGGGAAATCAAGAAACAGACGAAGAAGCACTAGCCTGTTTggcaaatatatttttattttgggtCAAAAGTGCTCTGGGCCAAAAATTGACCTGAAACATtttagaagcaaaaaaaaaaaaaaatacttaagaATGCAGAATCAAATTTTGAGaagtaaaaaaatataattttttttaaaaattacttttctgagaagtactttttaaaaaaatacacttagaagtgattttcaaaagcttggccaaatactaattACTGTTCAAAAGTACtttataaattaattagacaaacacaaactgattctcACTAAAAGTATTTtgtttgaaaaatacttttgaaaaaaatacttctcaaaataagccgATATCAGAAGCTTGGCTAAACGGGCCGCAGATTTACAAGACTTGCTAATGAGTCACGGGAAAATTTCTTCCTTTTAATTAATGAATGCGCCCCTGCGCAGATACTAATAAGTCATTTAGAAAAAAGTTTGAAAATGGTGTGAAAACTATTATTTcacttaaaatattttttatacaagtttttaaatattttattcatatttgtaaatattaatggcCAAACTAGTATCCGCAAATACTGAAATACTTATTATTTATGGCCAAATGAGATCTTTTCCATTTCACACAATCAATTGGTTTGAAATAAAAGGTTTTTCTTTCTCTGGCATCTATACGTGACGTCGAAAcaaataattttatatattttttccgTTTTATTTTATGTAATCGTAGAGTTTAAGGAATTATAGAAAACTTAGGCGAGTCAGATATATTCAAAGTTTTAAAAGTATCCTTTTAAATAAGTGTTGGTGAGAGTTTCATATGTCTTATCAttttaaagaaatgaaagtgaaggTCTCAATAAGTCACGTCGTCAAAAGTAAAATTCATAAGATGCTAAAACTgaatattttctggaaaaaaaaatatattattcttttttgaacaaattaaaaagaaaagtgtGGCAAATAAAGTTGAAAGagtacgtgatttttgttttaagtTTAGACAAATAAAATGCGGACCTCTAATTATATTGATGATAAGTTATAATTGCGCATTTTTGTCGCTTATTGAACTCTAATTCAATacactttacttgtgttgagctttaattggtagtattttgcacttattgtgtgttttatgccttgtaggagggattccgagctatgtagatgttatggaaagaattcgagctatttggagctttgaagtctgagtaaaaacccaagggattaagtcgggatcgtgttcggaggtcgaggaccaagtctggacatcAAAACACACGAAAAATCTGTACTCTAAGAAATCTTCACTGTCGCGGCGCGTGGGGCACCGCGGCTGTACAAATCTCTGCTGCCTGTCAAGATTAGCTCTCTtaatttccccactaatgccctgTATGGCGCGTCGTTCCATGCGGCATGCCTGTGCAATATTTACAGAGTAAAAATCCAATTTTggctaggagaaggtgatttcATCTAGacccgaccctacttagtataaatatatgggaaaatattattttctggatttttgacacatattcgacctaaggaagctaaggaagagttggaagaacacgagcacaaggattccatcattccttcctcacttaAGAGCTGAGTTTGGAtggaatttatgttttcctataatttaatttaatttgtgatgaattgctccatatctatggagtagttctctttaaggTTTGATGGATTTTGTGTATTggtgattgtttgtggattataactctagttttatgtattgaagcatttttggatgatttaattgttgcattaatattcactagttcatgtaatcgagagaggcataacttgtgatatccttgcattatattgttgggtGAGTtctttaattcttcttagtaatcgagagaggctagttgaatcattgattaaacctagataggaggataatcgagagaggttctcctaaagaccaatccactacgcattcttgcatatcttcacgagcttaaattggttcatcttgtgaggttcagacttaatcgagagagaaaTTTTTGTTGAACgcttgaactaataattgagtgaattcgagagactcacttaataTTAGAAGTGACTtacctagagttagatcccaaacaattatcttgcacatatcctatcaacccctattttctcccattgataactttcttgcttacttttgttgcaattgtcattagtcaatagttttAGATTTTTAGTTAGTTGAAGTTAGAAATCAtagaaatctcaattgttgattatcttggatagcaaccaagctagaaactacaagaatattttttaaatcaaatccttgtggatacgatattatactattctatatttgattagcgagcataatttaggtgtatgtttcgagctcgtcaaattttggcgtcgttgtcggggattggcaatcagTAGTGTTTGAAAttgtttgtagtgctaattcaggaaaaacaaaatttattttatttttttcttttacgtttggtgttctttgGTTGTGCGCAGGTTATAGGTTAAGGTTAGTGCATGACTCGAGCTTTTACGAAGGAAGTACTACCATACAAGCCAGAATTGAAAAACAACTGCGACaactgaggaaggaaagaaatctcactgagacatcagaaaaggttgggcaatcctcaaccaaagaaactaTGGCTAGAAACGATGATGATAATAtagatttggctgcaagagaggcagcccaacAACGAGAAAAAGTTGCACAGGATGTTGAGGAAGCACCTATTAGAGATGCGCAGAACATCTATGAAGAAGAGACGGGTCAcagacttaatcaacatcaacccTTGACTACAGACCAGTTCAGAGATATAGCTCCCAGgcctgggagaccacttggcgattatactagaccggtctacaatcaaAGATTATCcagtgttagaccacctccaattgcagcaaATAATTTCGAGTTatagcaagggttgcttcaaacccttcagaattgtTGTGTTTTCAGAAGGAAGCCAAACGAAAatccaaacacacatctaatggacatcgaggagattatgaacaccttttaATACAATAGGGcgtcacaagatgcagtgtacttaagggcattccccttttcacttaaagatgatgTTAAGGAGTGGCTTCGGAGTTTGCCTAGTGGATCGATCAGAacttgggaggagatgaccaaaaaattccttgataaatatttctcctcagctaagacgGGCAAGATTAAAAGAGATATCCATATTTTCTTCGACAAAGAGACTGAAACtgtttttgaagcatgggagaggtttaaggagatagttagaaagtgtcaacatagcagaATTCAACTCTGGATGCAACTTCAGGATTTTTGGGAAGGATTGACACCGGCCTcgcgtagaacattgagcaatgcagttggaggcccttagatgaagaagactccagaggagatagttacaattcttgatgagttatctgaagatgcaaatcagtggccctctaagagtgctgaaagaagaagatcgactggtgttcaccaagttgatgctaatacatctgtgcaggtatagcttgatgctatggctaaataaatatgaaagctgaccttagcctcgatacaaaatgagcctcacgcaacttgtgatatatgtggaagaggacaccctactcatgagtgtcaagcctcaaccgaggaagtgaatgttgtgggaaactataattttaatgcaatgggtcagaggcaccccagtttttcatggagttcacctgggggtactg
This DNA window, taken from Nicotiana tabacum cultivar K326 chromosome 4, ASM71507v2, whole genome shotgun sequence, encodes the following:
- the LOC107802439 gene encoding purple acid phosphatase 2-like (The RefSeq protein has 1 substitution compared to this genomic sequence), which codes for MGVRRTSFLGCFILAVLGLIISAPILCRGGTTSSFVRKVEKTIDMPMDSDVFSVPPGYNAPQQVHITQGDHVGKAMIVSWVTMDEPGSSTVLYWSNNSKQKNKATGAVTTYRFYNYTSGYIHHCIIKHLKFNTKYYYEVGIGHNPRTFWFVTPPQVGPDVPYTFGLIGDLGQSFDSNRTLTHYELNPIKGQTVLFVGDLSYADNYPNHDNTRWDTWGRFVERSVAYQPWIWTTGNHEIDFAPEIGETKPFKPYTHRYRVPYKSSNSTAPFWYSIKRASAYIIVLSSYSAYGMYTPQYQWLYEELPKVNRSETPWLIVLLHSPWYNSYNYHYMEGETMRVMYEPWFVQYKVDVVFAGHVHAYERSERVSNVAYNIVNGKCTPVRDQSAPIYITIGDGGNIEGLANNMTEPQPEYSAFREPSFGHATLDIKNRTHAYYSWHRNQEGYVVEADKLRLYNRFWHPVDDSTTAKS